A region of the Acidobacteriota bacterium genome:
ACGATCGTGATGGACGTGCCCCCCCAGGACATCATCACCCGCGACAACGTGTCGGTGAAGGTGAACGCGGTCGTGTACTTCCGCGTCATCGACCCCCGGCGCGCCATCGTCGAGGTGGAGAGCTTCAACTACGCGACATCGCAGCTCGCGCAGACGACGCTGCGAAGCGTGCTCGGCCAGGTCGAGCTCGACGACCTCCTGTCGCAGCGGGAACGGCTCAATCACGACCTGCAGAACATCCTCGATCGGCAGACCGACCCATGGGGCGTCAAGGTGTCGGCCGTCGAGGTGAAGCACGTCGACCTGCCGCCCGACATGCAGCGGGCGATGGCCCGGCAGGCCGAGGCCGAGCGCGAGAAGCGAGCCAAGATCATTCACGCCGAGGGCGAGATGCTGGCGTCGCAGCAACTGGCGAACGCCGCGAAGGTGATTGCGTCGGAGCCCGTCACGATCACGCTGCGTTACCTGCAGACGCTCAACGACATCGCCTCGGAGCGCAACTCGACGATTATCTTCCCGCTGCCCATCGAGTTGCTCAACCTGCTCCAGCCCAAAGGGAAGTCCACCGAGCCATGAGTTCAGACGTGCGAGACGCGCGTGGTTCGTCGGAAGACGGATTCCACGAAATCCAGTTGAGCGGGAAGCAGCTCGTCTTCCTGTTCATGGCCACCACGGTCGTGTCGATCGTCATCTTCCTGTGCGGCGTGCTCGTCGGGCGCGGCGTCCGGGCCGAGGCGTCGATCGGGGCGGGTGCGCCGCTCGGGGCGGAGCCGATGGCCCAGGCGACCCCGGCCGAGGAGGCGACGCCCATCGACGAGGAGGTCGTGCTGCCCGAGGCCACGACGGTGGCGTCGGGAGAGCTGAGCTACCACGAGCGTCTCAATCGTCCAGACGGGGCCGCCGAGCGGGTGCCGCCAGAGTCGGGTCCGGCAGCCGCGAGAACGGCGCCGGTGGAACAGCGTCCGGCCGCCTCGCCGCCGCCTCCGGAGCCGCCCGCCGAGGCCGAGCCGGCGCCCGCCCCACCCGCGGCTCGCGCCGGGCGCGCGCCAGTCGCCGAGGGGTTCGCCGTCCAGGTCACGGCGCTGCGCGAGAAGAAGGACGCCGAGGCGATCGTCCGCCGCCTCATGAGCCGGGGGTACGAGGCGTACGTGCTCGACGCCGAGCCCGGTCAGGCGCCGCTCTACCGCGTCCGCGTCGGCAGCTACGCCGACCGACGAGAGGCCGAGCGCGTGCTGCGACGCCTCGAGCAGGAAGAGAAGTTCAAACCCTGGATTACGCGTACGCGCTAGCGTTCCTCTCGGGCGTCCTCCTCACGCTCGCGTTCCCGAAGTTCGGGCATCCGGAGGTGGCCTGGCTGGCGCTCGTGCCGCTGCTGGCCGCGCTGGGCGGCGCCGCCGGCCGTGTCGCGCCCGCCCCTTGCCGCGCGCTCCGTCTGGGCCTCGTCACCGGGCTCGTCTACTTCGGCGGCACCGTCTACTGGACCGCCGACGTCATGGTGACCTTCGGCGGGCTCTCGCGCCCGGTGGCCGTGGGGGTGTCGGCTCTCCTCGTCGGCTACCTCGCGCTCTTCGTCGCCCTCTTCGCCTGGCTCGTCGCCCGCGCCGTGGCCAGGTACGGTCTGCAGGGCCTCTGGGCCGCCCCATGCGCCTGGGTGGCCGTCGAGTTCCTGCGCGCCCACTTGTTCACCGGCTTTCCCTGGGTCCCGCTCGGCAACAGCCAGGTGTCGGTGTCGTGGCTGGCGCAGATCGCCAGCGTGTTCGGTGTCTACGGCCTCTCGGCACTCGTGTGCCTGGTGAGCACCGCCGGCGTGATCGCGTGGCTCGCGCCCGGCAGACGGCGCGGCGTGGTCGCGGGCGTGGGCGCGGTGCTCCTGCTCGTCAGCGGCTGGGGCGCCTGGCGGGTGGCCGACGGGCGACTGACCCGCGAGGGCGAGCCGCTCGCCGTCGGCATCGTCCAGGGCAACGTGCCCCAGGAGCAGAAGTGGGATCCGGCGTACGGCCGCGACATCCTCCAGACGTACGTCGCGTTGACGCGAGAGGTCGCCAGCCGCGGAGCACGGCTGATCGTCTGGCCGGAATCGGCGACGCCGTTCTTCTTCGAGGAGGAGCCCGCGGGGAACGCCGTCATTCGAGCGCTGGCGCGCGAGACGGCCACCACGCTGATCTTCGGCAGCGACGAGGTCGAACGCGCCAGTCCGCCGCGGTTCTACAACAGCGCCTTCCTCATCGGGCCAGACGGCAGCACCGGCGGACGGCACCGCAAGTCGCACCTGGTGCCGTTTGGCGAGTACGTGCCCCTGCGGCGCATCCTGTTCTTCGTCGCGCCGCTCGTGGACTCGGTGGCCGATTTCACGGCGGGCGAGGGCTTCACGATGCTGCCGGTCGACGGGCACCCGGTGAGCGTGGCGATCTGCTACGAAGCGGTCTTTCCGCACCTCGGCCGGAACGCGGTGCGCGCGGGCAGCCGGTTGCTGGTGACGGTGACCAACGACGCCTGGTACGGCTGGAGCTCGGCGGCCTGGCAGCACTTCGACCAGGCCGCGATGCGGGCCATCGAGCAGGGCCGGTACCTGGTGAGGGCCGCCAACACCGGCGTGAGCGGCATCGTCGACCCCTACGGCCGCGTGGTCGCCGCGACGGGGCTCTTCGAGACGACGACCGTCCGCGGCGACGTGCGCCTGCTCGCCGGGGGGACGCTCTACGCTACAATCGGAGATTCGTTCGCGTGGGCGGCCGCGGCCATGGCGGTGTGGATGGCCTTCGCGCCGGGACGGGGACGTCGAGGAGAGGAGACCGACCGTGGCCGTGACTCGTGAGGATCTGTTCAGACGCTATCAGGACCTGGTGAAGCGCGCCTCAGACCTGCGGAGTTATCTTTGAGGCCGCACGCCTCGACGACGCGCTGACGAAAATCGAGAGCCGGGTCGCCGACCCCGGCTTCTGGAAGGATCAGGCCGAGGCGCAGAAGACCCTCCAGCGCCGCCGCCGCCTCGAAGAAGACCTGAACGTCCTGGCGGCGCTCCGCAAGCGCGTCGACGACCTCGCCGTGCTGAAGGAGTGGCTCGAGCAGGGAGAGGCGGTCGAAGACGAGCTGCTGCGCGCCCTCGACGAGCTGCAGGTCGACGTCGAGGCCGCCGAGGTCAAGAAGATGCTCGGCGGCGAGCACGACCGCCGCAACGCCATCGTCACCATCCATCCGGGAGCGGGCGGCA
Encoded here:
- the lnt gene encoding apolipoprotein N-acyltransferase — translated: MAWLALVPLLAALGGAAGRVAPAPCRALRLGLVTGLVYFGGTVYWTADVMVTFGGLSRPVAVGVSALLVGYLALFVALFAWLVARAVARYGLQGLWAAPCAWVAVEFLRAHLFTGFPWVPLGNSQVSVSWLAQIASVFGVYGLSALVCLVSTAGVIAWLAPGRRRGVVAGVGAVLLLVSGWGAWRVADGRLTREGEPLAVGIVQGNVPQEQKWDPAYGRDILQTYVALTREVASRGARLIVWPESATPFFFEEEPAGNAVIRALARETATTLIFGSDEVERASPPRFYNSAFLIGPDGSTGGRHRKSHLVPFGEYVPLRRILFFVAPLVDSVADFTAGEGFTMLPVDGHPVSVAICYEAVFPHLGRNAVRAGSRLLVTVTNDAWYGWSSAAWQHFDQAAMRAIEQGRYLVRAANTGVSGIVDPYGRVVAATGLFETTTVRGDVRLLAGGTLYATIGDSFAWAAAAMAVWMAFAPGRGRRGEETDRGRDS
- a CDS encoding slipin family protein, which encodes MITPPLLVLLIVVLYVISSIKVLNEYERGVIFRLGKLLPEPKGPGVILVFAPIDRMVRVSLRTIVMDVPPQDIITRDNVSVKVNAVVYFRVIDPRRAIVEVESFNYATSQLAQTTLRSVLGQVELDDLLSQRERLNHDLQNILDRQTDPWGVKVSAVEVKHVDLPPDMQRAMARQAEAEREKRAKIIHAEGEMLASQQLANAAKVIASEPVTITLRYLQTLNDIASERNSTIIFPLPIELLNLLQPKGKSTEP
- a CDS encoding SPOR domain-containing protein, whose translation is MRDARGSSEDGFHEIQLSGKQLVFLFMATTVVSIVIFLCGVLVGRGVRAEASIGAGAPLGAEPMAQATPAEEATPIDEEVVLPEATTVASGELSYHERLNRPDGAAERVPPESGPAAARTAPVEQRPAASPPPPEPPAEAEPAPAPPAARAGRAPVAEGFAVQVTALREKKDAEAIVRRLMSRGYEAYVLDAEPGQAPLYRVRVGSYADRREAERVLRRLEQEEKFKPWITRTR